From the genome of Capsicum annuum cultivar UCD-10X-F1 chromosome 4, UCD10Xv1.1, whole genome shotgun sequence:
TACATTAAACACCAAAATAAGAAATAGTTTTTCAATGCTAACAATTAGAAAATAttgctactctaaagtaacaattaCATTTGCTTCAATTTCTTCGATAACACTTTTCCTTGATCGAGGCGGATCTCCATTATCATTCCTGTACCCTTCATTTGCCTTTTCCACTGCGTAATGCCACAGTAAGGAAGCATAGCATGCACGTTGACATGCAGAATCAAACCTACATGAATGAACTTGTAgtccttcacttaatatttctgcataggCACACACAAATACGCCACAGTCCCtgctttgaaaaaaataaataaataataataataataatcagtaAATCAATTCTAGCAttattatacatgaaaaataaactatAATTTACTTACAAACTATCAGACGCTTGTTGTGGGATATTTTGTACATAGTCAACATCAAATGGGATTTCATTTACAAGACCAGTTTGCTGAGTAATCTTTCCTTTGTAAGCTTCAAGTGATGACCAGTCAGTTCACTCGGTCTTTTTATAAAAGCCATTGTCTGACAAGTAAGTTGGAAGCATAactgcaagcttttgtatttcaattggaggttcttttttccttttacttgACAGTGAGTCATACACACGTATTAATCTTTCCTTCAAAACAATCACAGCCAATACCCAATGAAATTCTTTATCACAGTTAATTGAAACATATACCTCATCAACCATATACCATGGTAATCCAGCAGGCACACAGAATGCCTGAATTATATTAGCAATAATATCTTCCTTCTTAGCCACTACAATTGATTCTGCATAGTCTTGTTGCATGGATAGGTCAACTGGCGGTTCCACTGGATAATAGCGAGTATGTGTCTTCTCaacatatgttttaaagaagCAGCTTGTcgttgtatatctataattatcacccagctgaatctttgatttctttctcaagtggtAGAAAATCACATCTAAATGCTACAAGTGAAAAcagggtaaaatagtaaaaacgGATCAAAGAAATCAGTAGCTTTGACCTTAATTGTTGAGTATATGTATGATATACAGCTATGCTGTAGTTACATGGTATTATACATGACATGTTGgttaaacttgaagaaattataatGGAAAATACTGCATGTATGATATGTTATTATACATTGGCTAACATGTATAATATGTTATTATACATACGTTTTCATGTATGCTATGTTATGTTATTGTTGAATATTAAGTATCAGCAAAAGAACTTATGATATGGATAATAGTTAGAATAAGTTACCTCATTGTTCCAGCATGCCTTGCGTTCGGACATcaagtaaaactaattttttgATTGTGGGTATGCAACGACAAAGTCCAATTGTCTGTAACCTAACCCAGAAGCATTTACTCGATAGTGGTTGTCCGTTTCTTTCCTCGAAAATAATCATTGATTACACATGACAGTAACCCTTAAGATTAAGATGACAAAGTATTGTTAGGCAAAAATATAATACCAAATTTCTTACTTGGCAGAATGAGTTTTCAGCAATCCTACGATAATCCACTGGGAGTAATCAATCATCAGTTCGTTAGGCAAATCTTGGTTGATGTTGTACCCATCAAAAGCATACTTCAGTTTCTCCTCTTTATCGATATCAACCGCATCCTTAGAGCCAGAGCCATACTTTGAAATGCATGGTGACCTTAAAACCCTGGACTTCTTTCTTTCTCGTTTGGCAGGTGCTTTTGATTTTGAGGCTTGAAGCTCCCGAACCTGAGCATCAGGGAAGTCAGGTGGAATCTGACTGTCTGGAAGGTCCCAGTGTCTTTCGATCATTTTATTTGAAGCACCAACATCTAATGACTTTGTAGTCGAAGGTGTTGACAGACCAAATAAAAGTGTATCTACAGCTGATTGTATTGAATCAGTTATTATCCCACCAACTTCATCCTACGTGAACACATAAAGATTTGAAATGTATACATAGAATATCTGAATGTATAACTATAATAATGCTTACAacatttatgttagaaatcatGATAGCATTAATATCAGAAAAAAGTTGAAATGCTgtagagaaaaaaatcaatacatTCCAGTTGGTTCAAATTCACAGAAAAAATTTGATATGCACCATAGAAATAACATTAAGTCCCAATATCACGTAAAGGGAAAAAAAAGTTAGTAGAAACACATCATGCTATTTTGATAAAATGTACGATGAAGAAACTAAACTTACACATTTGTTGatgtaattctttatttcatcaccATCTAAACTTGATTTAGAAGTCCCTTCAGACTGTGTGGATGATGAAGGAACAAACTTGTGCTGGTGACTCTACGGAGAAACACTAATTtctatatgatgatgatgttgaatttCAGAAACACCAATTTCTCCCTTGTCTGTTGCATCCTTATGCATTTCACGATACAAATTAGATCCATGATGTACTGCATGACCACATCCAGATGTATCATCATCCATCACCGCTTGCTTTTCTTAATCAAATATAacagtctttcttttcttcaaaggtTGGTCAGGTGATACAGGCGATTCAAAACCAGCCTTCATGAGGATTTCCCGCGGCGGTATAGTGCTGAAATCACCAAATTCTTCAGCAATGGTACCAACACGATGTTGAAGTTCAACTGCTGTCCCTTTCAACTTTCCAGAATCAAATGTCGAAGCATAAGTTGTTGGATCACATATCTTAAAATCTTTTGAAAATGACAAATCCAATCTGCTAACTTCATCGGTTGTAGGTTGTATATTCTTGTAAGAATgctggaaagaaaaataaaaaaataaaatacttgcaCATAAATGAAAAGACGTGAATAAACAAAATAAGTACAAAGTTAAAGAATTACCTTAGTGAACGTGCCAGACATAAAAGATTCATACTTAGGCCTTATACACTACACCGACCAGTTTAGTATTCTGGGAATAGCGTTTCTCTGACGGACAACAGTTTTTATTCTACTTCGGAGCAGCACTCAAACATCTACACATTTAGAACGTGCGGCATTCCACCCAATGAATATAACTGCTTCACAGTGTTGAAATCCTGCtgctagaaactcattaactttTCAAATGTGACCTTCCCCCATGAAAAGTGAATGTACCGACCGTCCTTAACAATCTGAAAGTGCACAACACTTATTGGTGCTTCCTTATGCTGAGAAAACATAAATGTATGAACAAAGAACAATATCGCCAGGTTCAAAGCATCTTCAGCGTTATCAAAGTTTCCATTCTGCACCCGTGTTATCAGTTTTGAACGAGTTATTGCTCCTTTATTGTCGAAAAAATACCTCGTCATCAACGCTGATTTAGATGATGAAGTatacatataatcatcaatattatCGGTACACTAATGGCGAACTCAAGCATTGTGAATTTGAGGATTTTCCTTTGTACCCAAACATGAAGCTCGTCTTTGTTATCctgctgaatttcaagcatgagTAGGCATTTTGAAATCTGTCCTATCTAGTTGCAccttgaaaaatccaaaaatatgctaaaaatcGTATTTCTAAATGCTCCCAGTACATTTTCTCCAAAATATTCCTTTATATCTTCCTCGAAAGCACAGTTACATAAGCTTCCCATATGCAATAGGTGTGGTGGGACTTTATCAGTTCGGTATTTCATGCCCTGggaaaaaaaataacttaattagCTAACAGTTAAagattgtatgatgttcatttaTACTTTCCTAACATAAATCAGACTGACATTAAACAATGGTTAGTCATGTATGATGGGTAAGTTATAACTGTATAAGGTTAAAATATACACTACACTAACACATGTATAATGTTAACTTATACATTTGAAAATTAATATAATCAGTAAAACATGTGTGATGGTTACTTATTAAACAACAGTTAATCATGTATGAGGGTTATTTATACATTGACAATTAAATTGTTAGTCATGTATGAGGGTTAATTATACACTGACAATTAAACAGTTAGTCATGTATTAGGGTTATTTATACATTGACATAATTAGTTAgtgattgtatgatgttcatttaTACTTTCATAACATAAATCAAAGAGTATGATGGTTAGTCATGTATGAGGGTTAACTATACATTGACAATTAAACAGTTAGTCATGTATGAGGTAACTTATACATATAAAATTTCAAAGAGTACCCTAATTAAACAACATATACAAATGAATGATGGTTATGTATACATCTAACAAATTATGACAGACGAAAACATAAACAGAAAATACACATGTATGAGGTAACTTAtacatttcaaaaattaatatcagCTTTATTAGAATGTATAACCTTTACAATAATTTTTCTGCTCAACTATATTATACATTCCTTTGATGAAACACTAATGTATGGTGTAATATTATACATGTGTCAAATTACACATACACTCATAGTAAATACCTTCGGCAGACGTGGTCGGCCGGAATCATCAAATTTCTTTTTACTTGCTTTTGAAGTAGACTTCTTCGATTTAGAAGCAGCCTTATCcatcaatttcttcattgtaacGGGGTCGTTTCTGTGCTTTGATCGATTCTCTGCCCAATCAGAATCCTGTTTATCAAATGTAGCAGGAACAAACCCAAGTGGAATATCTTGTACAGTTGCATCTAACTGAGTAATTCCTAAACTAAAACTTGGAGGATTATCCATTACCAAATAACACTAATTTAAGTTAACAGTATTGTAAAATCgaactaaaaaataagaaaatctcaGATCTAACTtgtatcatatgaaaaataatgaaaagacgaaCTACTTAACTTGAATAAGATTGAACAATACTATAATTTGAACatgcaaaaaaacaaaaaatggaaAACCCCTGATTtgtaaaagttgaaaaaaaaaatcaaaaaaattaatgaagtacaATATTAAAAACAAGAATAACTTACAATTTGATAACCACAAGTAGATTTTACTTCAATTATGCCGTAAAAAGAGGGGTTTCAAAAATGGAGTAAATAACGGTTTGATAATGGGAGCATAAGGGAGTAAAAGACGGAAGGATGAAACCTGTTGTTACATGTATAATGTTGATGAGAGAGAAAATACCCAATaaagagatttttgtaattattatggAATTTGTGTAATTGCTTTACCAATTggggattttttgtaattatgtaacttaaatttgtgtatatatgtaattcttAGAAATATTAATTGAAATGTGTGGTAGGTTATgttgttttatttcttatttattttttgaaaaaataaaattaagaaaatctttAGCAATAAAGTCAGATGAGGAATATTATGATAATTTATGTCAGTTAGTTACAAATTTGTTCTAATTATTTTGTTGATGCACTCTAGTTTTGTTATATTACACTCACttaattgtgatatatatatatatcctaaaattaattgaaatttatttttaaaataaatataagtaatCTTTCGTCTTTTTTAAAAAGGATAGTGTAATAGACACTCATTTATACCGAATAAcataatgtaataataataaatcattaTTGCTTTAATAgtgtaaaataattattatgttgGTTTGGCCAGCCCCCCAGCAATTTTATTCTACTTATGttacttttgaaattattttcgTGAGAAAATGCTCTATTTTCATCTTAAACTATATGTGAAAAGGTTAAAACATATCCGACCTTTAGACGGGTCTTATTTCCTCctcctggactaattaaaatcatatttttgacaatcttagtGCCTACGCGGCACACACGTATGCCTACATGGACCCTTCAGTATGTTGTGCCACATATATGTCACGTAGGCACTAAAGTTGTCAAAAATACAGTTTTAATTAGtctaggggtaataggaccctcctaaagtttgggTATATCTTAGCCTTTTCGCATATAGTTTAAGCTGAAATTGGAGCATTTTCTCTATTTGCTCTGAAGTTACACAATTACAATTACAATCTTTATTATTACCCTCTAAGAAAAAAGCAATTAGATACTTTGAGGTTTCTTCCCCtgttcttttattcttattatccCTGCTATTGCTGCTCACCTGTAAGTTTCCAAATCGCTGTAATATTTTTTTGTGAGTTGATTATATCATATACCTTGAAAAACTAGAAATCACGTCTATAGGAATTACTCGTGTCATGCTTGTCTGCTATTTGTTGGTATATTCTATCATTTCGTGCTTGCCATATgtaacaaaatagaaaataattctAGACAAAAGTTTTGTGTCATGTCCTTTGAAATATATTACAGGAGTAAATAAAGCTataattatactatatttttatgaGAAAATGCTTTATTTTCACCTTGAACTACATGCGAAAAAATTGAGACACACttgaactttaggagggtcctattattCCCTGtattaattaaaatcgtatttttgacaatcttagtgcctacgtggcacaacacactgaagggtccacgtaggcacacgtgtgtgccacataggcactaaggttatcaaaaatacgattttaattagtccaggagGAGGGAATAAGACCCttctaaagttcgggtgtgtcgcGGCTTTTTTGTGTATAGTTCAAGGCGGAAATAAAACATTTTCCCTATTTTTATTAAGTAAGAATCAATTAGACAGTTTAAGTAAGGATATGTAGAGGTGGCGAAATCGAACTCTACCCGCCTAGTTCAACCTAGCCCTTTTAAGTTTGGGTTGATTATTGACCCATCTTTTTATTAGCTCAATCCATATTAATCCAACCCATTTCAACCTGTTTAAAATTGAGTTGATGTGTAATCCGAATTGATTTTTGAGTAatcttattaaaatattttaaaaagatcaTTTCagttgatatattatatatagtcattaaaaaaagtaatttttatcccgtattaaaaatttatataagataataaaatgattaaaacttAGTAAAAATTGGGCGACATAGATTATAACCCGATACCTAACCCATTTTGACCCAAATAAATTTGAATCGGATTGAGTCTTGACCCGTTCGTTTATTGACTCATTTTTGcccacccaccccaccccacccccacagggtatatttgaaaattatcaattttgccggataattttatattaaactcaaaatatTTAAACGATTGAGTAATTTAATTAAGCCAAAGAATGATAATTAATGTTATCTAACCACATGTAAAGTTTAGTCAAGAATGACTATTAATTTTGCCTAATCGAAAGTAAATTTTAGTCAAGAAAAAAGACTTTCATCTAATTAAAAGTGAAgtttagtcaagaaaaatcaCTTCCGTCTTATCAAAAGTAAAGTTTAGTCAAGAAAAATTACTTCTGTTTGATCAAAAGGAAAGTTTAGTCAAGAAAAATAACTTCCGTCTCATCCAAAAGTAAAGTTTAGTCAAGAAAAATTACTTTCGTCAGATTAAAAGTAAAGTTTAGTCAAGGATCAGAATTAATACTGTCAAATCATAAGTAAAATTTGGTAAATcacaagatttaaaaattaatacGGCAATTAATATATAGGTGTAACACGCCTATAAATATACATGTTTTTGCTCGTCTATACTCACTCTGATTTGTGAATTGCATAGTTATTTAACAAAAAGATTCATACATCATATCTATTACCAAAGTCATGGCAAGAAAAAGTTGTATGATGAAAGAAAGTGGTGATAGAAAGCTTCAAAAGCAGAAAAGTTCTGAGGATATTGTGTTTTCCAAGAAGCGGCAAGCCTTGTGCAAGAAAGCGATGGATCTCTCTGTTTTGTGCGGAATTGAATTCGCAATTCTTATTTTTTCAGTAACTGGTGAACCATTCATATTTGGTAAACCAGATGCTGAATTGGTCGTTGATCATTTCTTGAAGGCAAAACAAGCGACTGAGTGTTCCTCGAGTTGCAGGGCAACAGTTGAAAAAATCTGTGAGCACACAAGACATCCGAGAATGGACCAAAACAAAAAAGTGCCTATCGATGACAAAGGAAAAGGAAAGGCAATTGAAGAGAACTCTGAGTGCTCTACATGGAAAAGTGTGGATGGAACTGATTCAGAAACACTTGAGAAGCAGTTAACACAAGAGATCGAGAGTTTTGAAAGCGATTTgattaaagaaattaatgaattaaaattaaaaattagtgcAAAAGATACTGAATCTGCACTTAAAGTTATTTCTTCAACCACACCATCGAACTGGTTGAGtctttaagtgaaaattatgttaaaataaatttaaataaaattttattgcaatttatatttttctatagtGATGTGTGATAGCGTGAGACGTGaacttaatattgttatttatttatatgatgCTCTTTTTAAACATATGCTTCTTATTTTTACATTTCGCACAttcattataaataaatataatataattaaatttgttATTACTTATCATAAAAGTTTGAATAGTAATACTGATATTGcacaagaaaataacaaaattaaatctttttgtatgaaaatttattattttatagcaaatttttatataattcaatATTGTCCaagtaattttttcttattgaaaATTCAGATTTCTCTCCTCTAACGCTTTAATCTAACTCACTAATATTAATGACAAAATTATACTGATTTGTAAGTTGAAATATTATTCCCCCCGTTCTACTTTATATGTTATCATCGATTTGacatagattttttattttaaaataattatttttaaaatttaaaattttaattttatcatcatatttatgtgatttttgactttttaaacttgTAATATTAAGTCCACATCAATATTGTGTATCCAGATGCTAATtataatgtatttaaaaattataaaataagaaattatttataatttaacaaagaataaaaataaaaataatttaaaataaatttattagaatttttgtaaatttagatatttttatgaCTTTAAATAGCGTACCGTATCACACCGTACCCACTCTTTGCCCTAAAAATGTGTCACATCATTTTATCACTATCAAAAGAAACAAATCTTcccccctttttattttttcatttctccCATCGGCGGCCCATCGGTTTTCTTCCTCCGTCGGCCGCCCCGACCCACGGGAATCCTCCAAAAAACCCTAAAACCCTTCCTGATCATGTAAATTAATCCATTTTTTCCACTAATCGGAAACCCTAATCCCCAAATTAACCATGGATTTCGTggaactggaggcaattgaaggTCTCCGGTGGTCATGGAATTCATGGCCAGTATCGAAATCGGAATCATCAGCGTTAATTATCCCTTTATCGATTATGTGTACACCGTTAATGAAATTTAATGAACTTCCTATACTTCCTTATGATCCTCTTATATGTATTCAATGTGGAGCTGTGTTGAATCCTTATGCTCGTGTCGATTACCAATCGAGAATTTGGATTTGCCCTTTTTGTTACCGGAAGAATCCGTTTCCGAAATCTTATTTAGGAATTAATGAGAATAATATACCTGCCGAGCTTTTTCCGACTTATAGTACAGTTGAGTATCATTTAGGGAAAAAGGGTTTAGCTCAGAATTCGAATTCGAGCTCGTTGTTATCGAAAATGAATTCATTTTCGGGGTTGGATTGGGCGGGGAATGGGGTTGGAGGAGGACCGGCGTTTGTGTTTGTTGTGGATGGTTGTACATCGAATGAGGAGTTAAGGGTGGTGAAAAATGAGCTTCTTCATGTGATTGCTCAGTTGCCGGAGAATGCATTAGTTGGGTTGGTGGTATTTGATTCGATGGTTAGAGTTTATGATCTTGGTTTCGGTGAGTGCTGCCGAGTTGTGATGTTTCATGGCGAACGTGATCTTTCTTCCGAGCAGGTACAATGTCCTAGACCCGTCTTTTTgaattacactgggtatgttgttgttattaacgTGCTTATTAATGCtagatatattgttgttgttgttaacgtGCTTATTTACGCtagatatattgttgttgttgttgttgcttatgTGCTTATTTAGGAATTAATGAGAATAATATGCCCGTTGAGCTTTTACTTATAGTACAGTTGAGTCATTTAGGGGAAAAGGGTTTAGCTCAGAATTCGAATTCGAGCTCGTTGTTAtaaaaaatgaattcatttttgGGTTGAATTCGAATTCGAGCTCGTTGTTAtcaaaaatgaattcattttCGGGTTTGGATTGGGCGGGAAATGGGTTTGGAGGAGGACCGGCGTTTGTGTTTATTGTGGATGGTTGTACGTCGAATGAGGAGCTAAGGGTGGTGAAAAGTGAGCTTCTTCATGTGATTGCTCAGTTGCCGGAGAATGTGTTAGTTGGGTTGGTGGTATTTGATTCGATGGTTAGAGTTTATGATCTTGGTTTTGTAGAGTGCCGTAGAGTTGTGATGTTCCATGGTGAACGTGAGCTTTCTTCCGAGCGGGTGCAATGTCCTAGAC
Proteins encoded in this window:
- the LOC107869363 gene encoding agamous-like MADS-box protein AGL29 — protein: MARKSCMMKESGDRKLQKQKSSEDIVFSKKRQALCKKAMDLSVLCGIEFAILIFSVTGEPFIFGKPDAELVVDHFLKAKQATECSSSCRATVEKICEHTRHPRMDQNKKVPIDDKGKGKAIEENSECSTWKSVDGTDSETLEKQLTQEIESFESDLIKEINELKLKISAKDTESALKVISSTTPSNWLSL